From Erigeron canadensis isolate Cc75 chromosome 8, C_canadensis_v1, whole genome shotgun sequence, one genomic window encodes:
- the LOC122579948 gene encoding uncharacterized protein LOC122579948 encodes MNRPPTEIELFLYTHTKEHPIPTKEQPTNEHQKLTFINERSKKINDNIVRLREEHRANHESGEVEAQVIDESTLFYEAAGGKRKKGVYGNGSNIFNMLNPNSFFNATSSKQYRPSGSKDLKMERKLRKLTKENGALKHTLELVCKHVGIATPEFDPNSGSEDDGEERASADQLHTSTSQAGASH; translated from the exons CTGAAATTGAACTTTTCCTTTATACTCACACGAAAGAGCATCCTATTCCCACCAAAGAGCAGCCGACTAACGAGCATCAGAAGCTAACTTTTATTAATGAAAGATCTAAGAAAATCAAT GATAACATAGTTCGTTTGAGGGAAGAACATCGGGCAAATCATGAATCTGGGGAGGTTGAGGCTCAAGTAATCGATGAGTCCACACTGTTCTATGAAGCTGCTGGAGGGAAAAGGAAAAAGGGAGTATATGGAAACGGATCAAATATATTTAACATGTTGAACCCAAACAGTTTTTTCAATGCAACTTCTTCAAAGCAATATAGACCTTCTGGGAGTAAGGATTTGAAAATGGAGAGAAAGCTGAGAAAGCTAACTAAGGAAAATGGTGCACTAAAGCATACTCTTGAACTAGTGTGTAAGCATGTTGGTATTGCTACTCCAGAATTTGATCCGAATTCTGGTAGTGAAGATGATGGCGAAGAAAGGGCATCTGCTGATCAACTACATACAAGTACTTCTCAAGCAGGTGCAAGTCATTGA